In the genome of Calothrix sp. PCC 6303, the window AGGCTGGTTAAGTTTCCGAACGCCTCCGGTAAAGCGTTGAGTTGGTTAGCACTGAGGTAGAGGTGTGTAAGACTAGTTAAGTTCCCGAACGCCTCCGGTAAAGTGCTGAGTTGGTTACGGTTGAGGTATAGGTCTGTGAGGCTGGTTAAGTTCCCGATCTCTGATGGTAACTCCGATAAATCCATCCCCGATAGATTCAGTTCTTTCCACTGCTCCTTGGCTGCCTGGGCAATTAGATTTTGTACTGATGGGCGTTCCATCTGGGCATTTCCAAAGATACTTAGTTTATTTTGACATACCCAATAAGTAGTTAGGTAAAAATAATATTTATGTCATTGCGTAGTTTACGAACCGAAGGTTGGAGGAACGACGTTGCTTGCATCCCGCAGGGTAGCGATCGCATAAGCTCGTTAGTATTGAAGATATTGCGATTGCTTCCTTACGTCGCAATGACAGACGGGGTTTTTTACTAAGTTTGTTGGGAGGTGCGATCGCGCGCAACTCTGAACAAAGTTACAGCTTGTACGACGTGAGTGCGATCGCTTGTGGTGACAGATAGCCTATTTTACTGGGTTTGTTTGAAAGTGCGATCGCGCTGACGATTTTACCTGCTTTGAGGTGGAATGCGATCGCTCTTCTCCCGTAACTTGGGTGGAACAAAGTAATTGTGAATTTTTTCAGTCGGTTATGTTGGGTTACGCAAAGCCTTCACCCAAGCTACGAGAGATTGCGATCGCACTCTTTATACAGAAGACTTTGGGTATTCAGATATTGATGGGCTGAGAATTGTCAATCCTTTCAAAACTCCCTAAACCTGCCGCAGCATAAATTTGAAATACTTCTACTTTTTATCAATTGCTTTTATTTCAGTCCCTTACACAAGTCATATAAAAATACCAGGATCCACTTGAAAAAAATCTCCTAAAGCCTTCGCTTGTGCTTTGCTGATTTCCCGTTTCCCATTCACAACCTCTGAAACAATACCCTTAGAACCAACTATCCCAACTAAATCTGACTGTTTAATACCTCTTTGTTCCATCAAAAAAAGTAACATAGAATGAGGATTAGAAGCATCTCCAGGAGCATAATATTCCTGTTCAAATTTTTCAATTAGAGTAATTAGTAAATCATAAAGTTCATCTTCTTCAAGACTGCGATGTTGTTGATGCATTAACTTCTCAACAACTGCCAAAGCCTTTTCATTGTCCTCTTCAGTCCTAATTATTTTTGGTTGATGCTCAACTAATAACTCTTGATATTTCTGTGGATTAAAAGTAAGGGTCATTTTTCCAATTGTCCTTATCATACTCAGCATGAGTGAAAACGTACTTGATATAAATCAACTGTTTTTCATAATCGATACTCACGATTAATCTATATTTATTTCCTTTAATATTGAAAACAGTAAAATTACCAACTGCTTCTGTTTTCGGGAAAATAGATTGTACCTCAATCAAATTTGACCAGTTAGCTTTGAGCGCAACTTTGTACCAGTTATCAAGAGCATCTTGACAATCAGCGTGCTGTTCATAAAATTCTTTTAACCTTCGGTAGCTAATTACATGCATTTTCCACTGTATGATTATAACTTAATTTAGTTCTCACTATGAGAACTAAATTCACAGTATCACGATACTGGCAACGATTCTTAGGGAGTACTACATTAGGGTATGAATTTGTTGGTGTTGTTGAACAACAAGTAGAACACCTTTAGAGTTTCATAGTAATAGTTATTCTCGAATTCTAAAACGAGAAAACCGTCCTCAATGAACTTTGCCAAATCGTACCATTACTTTTATCGTTATCTGGGTTTGTAACCAGAGAAAACACTGGGGTAACGCTAATATTGTCATTTAATTGCAGATTATAAAATGCTTCAAAATTAGTTTGAGTGCTATTACCTAAATCACCTGTAATAAAAGGTTGACCAACTGCAACTCCTGCCAAAGTTCCTGGTATCACTACGTTGCGTCTTGTGACACCAACTGACCAACTGATGGGGGTTGCGTCAAAATCCCGATTAATAGCGGTATTAAAGCCTTGGTAACTCCCAATACCAAAGCGTCCAAAGATTCCTGTTTCTTTATTTAAACTATATTCTGTATTTAAACCAACTGCATTAATATCAGTATCATTCACTTGGGCGTTGGTATATTGTAGTTTTAGTCGCAACTTTTGACTGGGGTTATATTCCACCTCCACAGTTGCTTGATGTCCATCACCGGATATACCTTGATTCGGCTGATTTCCGTTCTTGGCAACGTAAAGCGATCGCATAATCAATTTAGGGCTAGGATTCCATACTACCACCCCCCCAGCACCGCCTTCTCGATCAATTTGGTTTTGAACAATTAAAGGGTTGTTGAGAAGCGCACCGGAACTAAAATCGGCAGCTTCATTGTTAGCGTATGAATTTTTATCTATAAAATCACGGGGTGAAATTTTTGCCCCGATGGTGACTTCTAAATCTTTCTGAGGACGAAAACTATAAGATAAACGTCTTAATCTCAGTTGGGAATCCACATCTGAATATTGCAATCCCCCAGCATTAGCAAGTAATCCAGCCGTACCCAAATAATTTAAACCCTCACGCTGTTCTTGGGCAACAGCATCACCACCATTATTACCGGATTCCAATTGTGTCACCAATAAATCTTGGGGTTGAAAACTCGTCAATAAATTTAAGCGAGTCCGAGAAACTAATGTATTTGCAGCACTACTACCTCCGGAAACCCCGACAATTTGCTGTCCCTGTAATTTCGTAGTTGTAGAAAATCTCTGTGCTTGAATTGTGGCAGCTTTCAACTCAGTTTGATCAATTCTTCGCTGCAATTCATCCAAAACCACCCGATACTCTTTTTGTAAACGTCGCAGTGTAATCGCATCCTGACGGATATACTCATCACCAATGGCATTTGCCACCAAATCCTCAACTTTATCGATAGTTATGGCTAAACCTGCGGCAAATTCGTATCGAGTCATCTGTTGATTGCCACGAAACTTACTATCGGGATATGCTGATAGAATTCCATAACGCTCCATCAAAGTTTTTAAAGCTTGATAAGCCCAATCTGTTGGTTTGACATCAGTAAGTTCATCAACCGTCGGTATTTTATCTAAAGCATTAAAATTTGTATTTTCCCCGTTATCAGGAATGCTGGAAAACTCTACCGATTCCACATCAACAGTTGGACAAGATATGGAAGTATGGCAAGATGTGACATCTTGTTGTCCCTGTATTTGTGTCTCAACTCCTTTCTCAGAATCAGATGCAGGGATAATATTTGCTAATTCAGCTAGTGATGGTAAACATAGTTGGCTAAAAGCACTACAGCCAACTATGCTACCAAATAGTAACTGAGGGGATGGTGTCTTGCACCTAGTTTGAATTTGTAAACCTGCTTTCAAAAAATCTTTGATACTCAACTCCATCACACCTCAATCGCTGGAAAAAACTTATTGATTTACCAATTGCTGACTAGTATCGTTTGTGCTAGCTGAACCCTGAGTACCCACCTGAATTAGTTCTATCTTATAACCATCTGGATCTTCAACAAAAGCAATCACAGTGGAACCATGTTTCATTGCCCCTGGTTCCCGTGTCACCTTCCCTCCAAGACTTTTTATTTGTTCGCAAGTTCCATAAATATCATCGACACCCAAGGCAATATGTCCGTAAGCGTTGCCTAATTCATATTTTTCAACACCCCAGTTGTGAGTTAACTCTAGCACTGAGGTTTCAGATTCATCTCCGTATCCTACAAAAGCCAAAGTAAATTTACCACTGGGGTAATCCTTTTGACGCAGTAATTTCATCCCCAGAATCTCACAGTAGAACTTCAATGATTCTTGAAGATTTCCCACTCGTAGCATTGTATGTAGTAAGCGCATAAGCAATTCCCGATAGTTCTCCTCATAGATCATAGTAATACAAGGGAATTATTACCATTAACTTTTAGAAGATAATCCCAGCAGTTGAGTATCAACTGAGTTTATATACTCTTGATTACTTAAAGTAGCAGCAGGTAATAAATTAGCTTTAATTCCAGCTTCCACCAAGTTTTTACCATGAACATTCATTTGATGAGATGCCGAAATAAAGGTACCATAACTAGGAATACCTTGATTTTTTAAGTAACCTTGATAGGCGAGATAAACAAGACGGAAAGGAGTTAATTGAACAGGACTGCTGTTTTGTAATGTTTGGCTAGCATCTAACATTTTTTCATGTCTTGACTGTGCTTGGGCAGGATTAACAGTAGCGATAAAGAGTAGCATTACAGATAAACTAGCAGTAATTAGGCGTTTCATATTTGTTCAACCTCGATTCCTTAACTTAATTCTTAGTATCTGGTTGAAAGCTGAATCTAACCTGATGTAAATCTGAGAGAATCCTAAGAATTTAGTTAGTGCTCAGTGAAAAAATAGATAAATCAGCTAGAACACTGCTTTAAGACTATTTATTTACTGTAAATGCGATCTATTGCATGTTTCTGGAAACGGATACCCAATGGCATAATTAGCTTTTGTGTAGTGATAAATGGTAAAACTGGTGGCGGATAACTGTTTATGAGTTAAACAGATGGCTAGTACGTCAAGGCAGTAGTGAGTAGGCAGTAGGCAGACGGGGAAAGCCGTTTATTACTGCACCTTTCATGGTCAAATAATGGTCTAGTTATTTACGCTATGCTGTACTAGAGAGGGATAAATTTGACCAAACTTTGTTTAAAATTGGTATAAATAGGATGCTAATCAAATCTCATCACTAAGATCTTTTTCCAAATATATGGCTGAGAAAAAACTAAGATGGTCAACAATTATTTTGCAAAGCAAAGGGTCAATTATCAGTATTGTTTATAAACATGTCATTGCCTGCGGTACTTTTGGATTATTCATTTCAATTCTGTACTATTATAAATTACCAGTTTCTCAGCCTATTCTCCAAAATGTAATTCCTAGTATTGTACTTGGTTTATTATTAGTATTACGTACAAATACAGCCTACGATAGATTTTGGGAAGGTCGGAAAGCTTGGGGTTCTATTGTGAATAATGTTCGCAATTTAGCAAGACAAATTTTGGTATCTATTCAGGAAAATGCACCTGAAGATAGAGTAGAAAAAATAGCTATTCTCAATTTCTTAGTTGCCTTTGCTGTCACTACTAAGTTACATTTGCGCGGGGAAAAGATACATAATGAGTTGGAAGAGTTAGTTACAAATCGTCAATGTCTGAAGTTGAAGAATATTAACCACGCACCTTTAGAAGTTGCTTTCTGGATTGGAGATTATCTTGAGCAACAGCATCGTTCTAAACGTATTGATAGTTATCAATTAACATTAATGCAGGAATTAATAAATAATTTAGTCGATAGTTTAGGTGCTTGTGAACGTATCTTGCGTACACCGATGCCTGTAGCTTATTCGATTCATCTGCGACAACTATTACTACTATACTGTTTGCTGCTACCTTTTCAACTAGTACAGAGTTTAGGTTGGTGGACTTGTATGATTACGGCTTTAATTAGTTTTACGTTGTTTGGAATTGAGGCGATTGGAATTCAAATTGAAGATCCTTTTGGTCATGATAGCAATGATTTGCCTTTGGATAATATTTGTAAGACGATGAAACGTAATATTGATGATTTAATTAGTTTTAATTCAGGTAGTTATGCCAGAGTTAATGATGATAATGATTTACCGACATCAATTACAAGTAGGATAATATAAAAAATTAATATAGATGGTGGAACGTCTCTACCGAGTTAGATTGCTTCCTGGATTTTCAAGCATCAAATATTGGGAAATATCCCGACAATGTTGGTTATATATCGATGAAGTGCGAAACTCTTGACTGCGGGGATAGGGTGCGTCTATTTCTATCTCTGCAACAATACGTCCGGGTTTTGCACCCATTACCAAGACACGCTGAGATAAGTATACTGCTTCATAGATATTGTGGGTGACAAAAACCACTGTCCACTGGTGTCGCTGAGATAAATCCAATAACTCTGTATTAAGTCTACTGCGGGTGATTTCGTCTAAAGCGCCAAATGGTTCATCCATCAGCAGGATATCAGGATTTTGTACCAATGCCCTAGCTATGGATACTCGCATTTTCATCCCCCCAGATAACTGACGGGGGTAGTTATCCTCAAAACCCTTTAATCCGACTTGTGCGATCGCATGTTGAATTCTAGTGCTAATATCTCGTTGTGGTAGCCGCGCCAGTTTCAATGGTAAAGCCACATTTTCCCTCACGTTTGCCCAAGGTAACAGTGCAGCATCCTGAAAGACAAATGCTAATTTTTGCTTTGCTTGACTTTTACCCCAATTAATAGTTCCAGAACTCGGTTGTCCCAATCCAGCGATAATTCGTAATATTGTACTTTTTCCACATCCAGATGCACCCACCAAGCTGAGAAATTCTGACTCTTTGATACTGAAACTCACATCTTTTAAGGCAATGTTACCATTACCGTAAACTTTGCCAATGTGATTCAGGGTAATAGCAGGGTTATCATCTCGCATTAGGATTTATAGTAACTTGTTCCTTTGTTGACAAATTTCAAAGAATATGCATCTTTGTATTTGACGCTATTATCAAAAACACCCGCTTGCACCATATTATTAAAGAAAGATTCCCAGCGTTCAGCAGTCATTGCCCCAATTCCCAATTGTTGAGCATCACCTCCCAAAATTAAGCCGCTATCCTTCATTTTTTGAATACTAAAGCTAATTTGCTCATCTGTCATACTAGGATTAGCTTGCTTAATCAAATTATTACCGGGAATTGGATCCTCTAAATAGCTATACCAGCCTTTAATGGAGGCATCAAGAAACCTTTGCACCAAATCTGGATTTTTTTCGACTAACTTATTTGTAGTTTGAATCGTGAAATTATAGGAGTTATAACCATAATCAGCCAGTAGCATCACCACAGGATCAAATCCACCTTTCTTCTTAATATCAAAGGGTTCAGCAGTAATAATTCCCTGTTGAATAATATTTTTATCTTTTAAAAATGGTTGAAGATCAAAGTTGTAAGGACGTTTTTGATCATCTGTAAATCCATATTTTGCTTTTAAAAAGGGCCAATAGTTAGCATCAGCAGCAGCAGCAACCAAAATTGGTTTTCCCTTGAGTTTTTCTAGAGAATCATTTCCCATTCCTGGATGGGCAATCAGTACCAGGGGGTCTCTTTGAAAGATAGCAGCTACTGTCACCTTGGGTACAGAATCCTTAACGGCATTAATTGCCTCCCCACTATGTGCCATAGTTAAATCAGTGGCTCCCCCTATCAACAATAAATTATAGTTGCCGCGAGGTCCTGCCGGTTTGATTATGACATCTAAACCATGATCTTGATAAATTCCCGTGGCTACAGCTTGATAAAAACCACCATACTCAGCTTCAGCAACCCAACTGAGGCTAAATATTACCTTATCGAGTCCACCCTTAGTTTTAGGATTAGGTGCGGAATTACTAGATGTGACTTTGGCACTAGTCCCGCAAGCTACCAGAGTGCCAGTACCAACTGTCATGGAGCTATATTTCAAGAATTGGCGACGATTCATAGTTCTTCAGCTATATTGCTGTCTTATACCATTTTTAGGTGAATTTGCAAATATATATAGACAAATTGTAAATTGTAATTGCCTATATGATTAATATGGCAGTTGAGGGATAATTTTTACATGAGTAACCATTCAAAATTAAGTGCATTTTCAAAGGCAGTAGGAAATAAGAAACAAATTAGCAGGGTTTTTGTGCGTTAGCTTCTTATATAGATGGCTAAATAAGAAAAAATATAGAAAACAAAATCCAGGAGTCGCAATTATCTATCTATGTTTAGCTCAAAAAGTAGGGGTAAGTTTGTCAAGCTGAGGCTTAATTATAGAAAAACTCTGACTCTGTTCTCCACCATCAAGCTATAAATATCATCCAGAAATATCATCCAGGCTGAAGATACTATTTAAAAAATTATGAGTTTTTGCATTAATCCCCACTGTACCAAACCCCAAAACACTGACACAACTCTATTTTGTCAGAGTTGCGGTTCGGAATTGCTGCTAGAAGGACGCTATCGAGTTATCAACTATTTGGGTGGTGGTGGGTTTGGGAAAACTTATGAAGTGCTGGGACGTGATAATAGTCGTCAGGTTTTAAAGGTTCTCCTCCACAATTATCCCAAGGCTGTATCCCTGTTTCAACAAGAAGCTCAGGTATTGAGCCAGTTGGATCATCCGGGTATCCCCAAAGGAAATGGGTACTTTACTTTTTTACCAAACAATGCTGTAGAGCCTTTACATTGTTTGGTGATGGAAAAAATTGAAGGTTTGAATCTAGAACAATATTTACAACAGCGGAAAAACGCACCAATAAGCCAAGATTTAGCTGTAGAATGGCTGAATCAATTATTTAATATACTTCACAAAGTTCATAGTCAGAATTTCTTTCACCGAGACATAAAACCCTCCAATATCATGCTTAAAGGTGATGGGCAATTGGTTTTAATTGATTTTGGTGCAGCGAGGGAAGTCACATCTACATATATTGCCAAACAAGCAATTGGACAAATTACAGGAATTAGTTCTCCTGGATATACTCCACCGGAACAGTTAAATGGACAAGCAGTATTAAATTCTGATTTTTTTGCGGTTGGACGTACCTTTGCATTCTTACTAACGGGAAAAACACCAACTGACCCCGATATTTATGATCCAAATTCTGATGAACTGCGTTGGCAGAATTTTGCCCCAGGAATTTCCACACTTTTAGCTAATTTAATTAACGATTTGATGCGACGTTCTCCAAGTCAACGTCCCCAAAGTACCCAAGAAATTTTACAACGTTTGGGAATGGTAGAGAAGGAGTTGCGGAAATATCACGCTACTACCGTTGGTTATAAAACATCGAATAATCAGCGTTGGGGTAATCAGGTTTTGGGTGGATTGAGATTTCCCCGAATATCTGCCAAAACAATTGCTGTTGCTGCTGCATTTATTGCCGCTGTGGTAATTTTAACAGCTATTCCCTTCTACCTTGGCACCGACTTCATGTCGATGGTGTTGCCGAGTCAATCAGAAAAATGGGCAAAAAAACTGACTTTGGCAAATACCCTAACTGGACATGCGGAGGCAATTTCTTCGATTGCCATAACTCCGAATGGGGAAACCATCGCTAGTGGAAGTCATGATCAAACAATTAAATTGTGGAATTCCCAAACTGGTAAGCTGATACGTACCATTTATGGACATACACTTCCAGTTTCAGCGGTGGCAATTAGTCCTGATGGACAGCAATTGGTGAGTGGAAGTTTGGATGAAACCATTAAGCAGTGGGAATTAAATAGTGGTAAACAAATTCGCAGCTTAAAGACAGATGGGTACGTCGCGTGGAATAATGCGATCGCAATCACCAAAGATGGGCAAACTTTAGCTACTGGTGGTACAGATAAAACCATCCGGTTGTGGAATTTTACCACCGGACAACGACTACGTACCCTCTATGGGCATAATCTACCTGTTCTATCACTTGCCATCAGTCCCAATAGTCAAACCCTCGCAAGTGGAAGCACCGATAGAACTGTGCGACTTTGGAATATTACCAGTGGACAACAAACTCAGTCAATTTCCGTGCATACAGGTTGGGTAACTGCTGTTGCTTTCACCCCCGACAACCAAACTCTAGTGAGTGGGAGTCTTGACAAAAGCATCAAAGTATGGAAGGTAAATACAGGGGAATTAGTTAAAACCTTAGCTGGACATTCCTATTCTGTATTATCCCTGGCAGTGAGTCCCGATGGGAAAATTCTCGCTAGCGGGGGTTTAGATGGGGAGATTCGGTTATGGAACTTAGAAACAGGAAAACTTGTACATGTTATGTCTTCAGCACATAGTGGACAAGTTATTTCCCTAAGCATTAGCCAAGATGGTAGTACCTTGATTAGTGGTGGTGCAGATAATACTATCAAAGTTTGGCGATCGCGTTGATTAGCGATCGCTTGTTTGAGTGCTGAAGCGAGAAAAAATGCTAGGCAATCAATTTACCTCAACATTCACCACTTCTTGCTACGCATCAGTCAGAACTCTCTCCTGTTTTTCCGAAATGACATCAAGTAAAGAGTTTTTCTCTGCAAATGGTCTAGCAGCATTTAACAAATAGTCACAATAAGTGCGGGCAACAATTGATAGCTGTTTACCATTAGGGTATACCATAAACCAATCCCGTTTAATGGGAAATTCCTCAACATCAAGAATTACTAAGTCTCCTATTTCTGGTAACAAAGTATGTCTTGACAAAACCGAAATTCCTAAACCTCCGGCAATTGCCTGTTTAATAGCTTCATTACTTCCTAATTCCAGCTTGACTTTAACAACTACTTCATGTTTCTCAAACAGAGTTTGAATTGCCCTACGTGTCCCTGAACCTGGTTCCCGCATAATAAAAGGTTCATCAGCAAGTCGTTGAATCGGAATATTTTTTTCTTTTGCCAATGGGTGATTCAATGGTGCTAAAACCACCAAAGGATTTTCGAGAAAAGGTTCGTAATTTACATCAAGATGTTCTGGAACCTGACTCATAATATAAACATCATCCAGATTAGCAGTCATTCGCTCAACAATTCCTTCATGGTTACTAACCTTTAAAGAAATATCGATTCCTGGATAAAGATCGCAAAATGCACCCAATAATCTTGGGATGAAGTACTTTGCAGTTGTAATAACTGATAACTTTAATTGCCCTTGCTTTAATCCTTTCAAATCAGCAACTTTCATCTCAAACTGAGCAATTGTTTCAAATATTTGCTGACAAGTTGCAAATAACTCTCTTCCTGCTTCAGTTAAAAATAAACGCTTCCCAACCTGCTCAAATAGTGGCAATCCCACTGATTTCGTTAGTTGTTTAATTTGCATTGAAACTGTTGGCTGAGTTAAAAATAACTCCTCAGCCGCACGAGTAAAACTAGAGTGACGTGCTGCTGCTTCAAAGACTTTTAGTTGATGTAATGTAGCTTGATTCATCGATGTGTAGCCTAAAATATAAACTAAAGGGAAATTTATTTGGATGATGAAGCTATTAGTTTCATCGGTACAAAATGATATTCTTTATGGAGAATCATAAAGGTTGAAAAGATATTTTAATTACTTTTGTAGATAGTAACTAAAGTCTAACCATTTCAAAGCTAATTAATTATCTATAAGTCAGCATAGGCACTACTATTAATAATGCCAATGAATGTGTGATTTATACTTGTTACCACCGTAGACTATCACATCATGCCATCAAAAATCAGCAAAATCAAAAATTTTATCTATAGATAGATTGCCCTCTAT includes:
- a CDS encoding helix-turn-helix domain-containing protein, giving the protein MTLTFNPQKYQELLVEHQPKIIRTEEDNEKALAVVEKLMHQQHRSLEEDELYDLLITLIEKFEQEYYAPGDASNPHSMLLFLMEQRGIKQSDLVGIVGSKGIVSEVVNGKREISKAQAKALGDFFQVDPGIFI
- a CDS encoding type II toxin-antitoxin system HigB family toxin; amino-acid sequence: MHVISYRRLKEFYEQHADCQDALDNWYKVALKANWSNLIEVQSIFPKTEAVGNFTVFNIKGNKYRLIVSIDYEKQLIYIKYVFTHAEYDKDNWKNDPYF
- a CDS encoding iron uptake porin, giving the protein MELSIKDFLKAGLQIQTRCKTPSPQLLFGSIVGCSAFSQLCLPSLAELANIIPASDSEKGVETQIQGQQDVTSCHTSISCPTVDVESVEFSSIPDNGENTNFNALDKIPTVDELTDVKPTDWAYQALKTLMERYGILSAYPDSKFRGNQQMTRYEFAAGLAITIDKVEDLVANAIGDEYIRQDAITLRRLQKEYRVVLDELQRRIDQTELKAATIQAQRFSTTTKLQGQQIVGVSGGSSAANTLVSRTRLNLLTSFQPQDLLVTQLESGNNGGDAVAQEQREGLNYLGTAGLLANAGGLQYSDVDSQLRLRRLSYSFRPQKDLEVTIGAKISPRDFIDKNSYANNEAADFSSGALLNNPLIVQNQIDREGGAGGVVVWNPSPKLIMRSLYVAKNGNQPNQGISGDGHQATVEVEYNPSQKLRLKLQYTNAQVNDTDINAVGLNTEYSLNKETGIFGRFGIGSYQGFNTAINRDFDATPISWSVGVTRRNVVIPGTLAGVAVGQPFITGDLGNSTQTNFEAFYNLQLNDNISVTPVFSLVTNPDNDKSNGTIWQSSLRTVFSF
- the gloA gene encoding lactoylglutathione lyase; this encodes MRLLHTMLRVGNLQESLKFYCEILGMKLLRQKDYPSGKFTLAFVGYGDESETSVLELTHNWGVEKYELGNAYGHIALGVDDIYGTCEQIKSLGGKVTREPGAMKHGSTVIAFVEDPDGYKIELIQVGTQGSASTNDTSQQLVNQ
- a CDS encoding bestrophin family protein; the protein is MAEKKLRWSTIILQSKGSIISIVYKHVIACGTFGLFISILYYYKLPVSQPILQNVIPSIVLGLLLVLRTNTAYDRFWEGRKAWGSIVNNVRNLARQILVSIQENAPEDRVEKIAILNFLVAFAVTTKLHLRGEKIHNELEELVTNRQCLKLKNINHAPLEVAFWIGDYLEQQHRSKRIDSYQLTLMQELINNLVDSLGACERILRTPMPVAYSIHLRQLLLLYCLLLPFQLVQSLGWWTCMITALISFTLFGIEAIGIQIEDPFGHDSNDLPLDNICKTMKRNIDDLISFNSGSYARVNDDNDLPTSITSRII
- a CDS encoding ABC transporter ATP-binding protein yields the protein MRDDNPAITLNHIGKVYGNGNIALKDVSFSIKESEFLSLVGASGCGKSTILRIIAGLGQPSSGTINWGKSQAKQKLAFVFQDAALLPWANVRENVALPLKLARLPQRDISTRIQHAIAQVGLKGFEDNYPRQLSGGMKMRVSIARALVQNPDILLMDEPFGALDEITRSRLNTELLDLSQRHQWTVVFVTHNIYEAVYLSQRVLVMGAKPGRIVAEIEIDAPYPRSQEFRTSSIYNQHCRDISQYLMLENPGSNLTR
- a CDS encoding ABC transporter substrate-binding protein; the encoded protein is MNRRQFLKYSSMTVGTGTLVACGTSAKVTSSNSAPNPKTKGGLDKVIFSLSWVAEAEYGGFYQAVATGIYQDHGLDVIIKPAGPRGNYNLLLIGGATDLTMAHSGEAINAVKDSVPKVTVAAIFQRDPLVLIAHPGMGNDSLEKLKGKPILVAAAADANYWPFLKAKYGFTDDQKRPYNFDLQPFLKDKNIIQQGIITAEPFDIKKKGGFDPVVMLLADYGYNSYNFTIQTTNKLVEKNPDLVQRFLDASIKGWYSYLEDPIPGNNLIKQANPSMTDEQISFSIQKMKDSGLILGGDAQQLGIGAMTAERWESFFNNMVQAGVFDNSVKYKDAYSLKFVNKGTSYYKS
- a CDS encoding serine/threonine-protein kinase, encoding MSFCINPHCTKPQNTDTTLFCQSCGSELLLEGRYRVINYLGGGGFGKTYEVLGRDNSRQVLKVLLHNYPKAVSLFQQEAQVLSQLDHPGIPKGNGYFTFLPNNAVEPLHCLVMEKIEGLNLEQYLQQRKNAPISQDLAVEWLNQLFNILHKVHSQNFFHRDIKPSNIMLKGDGQLVLIDFGAAREVTSTYIAKQAIGQITGISSPGYTPPEQLNGQAVLNSDFFAVGRTFAFLLTGKTPTDPDIYDPNSDELRWQNFAPGISTLLANLINDLMRRSPSQRPQSTQEILQRLGMVEKELRKYHATTVGYKTSNNQRWGNQVLGGLRFPRISAKTIAVAAAFIAAVVILTAIPFYLGTDFMSMVLPSQSEKWAKKLTLANTLTGHAEAISSIAITPNGETIASGSHDQTIKLWNSQTGKLIRTIYGHTLPVSAVAISPDGQQLVSGSLDETIKQWELNSGKQIRSLKTDGYVAWNNAIAITKDGQTLATGGTDKTIRLWNFTTGQRLRTLYGHNLPVLSLAISPNSQTLASGSTDRTVRLWNITSGQQTQSISVHTGWVTAVAFTPDNQTLVSGSLDKSIKVWKVNTGELVKTLAGHSYSVLSLAVSPDGKILASGGLDGEIRLWNLETGKLVHVMSSAHSGQVISLSISQDGSTLISGGADNTIKVWRSR
- a CDS encoding LysR family transcriptional regulator, encoding MNQATLHQLKVFEAAARHSSFTRAAEELFLTQPTVSMQIKQLTKSVGLPLFEQVGKRLFLTEAGRELFATCQQIFETIAQFEMKVADLKGLKQGQLKLSVITTAKYFIPRLLGAFCDLYPGIDISLKVSNHEGIVERMTANLDDVYIMSQVPEHLDVNYEPFLENPLVVLAPLNHPLAKEKNIPIQRLADEPFIMREPGSGTRRAIQTLFEKHEVVVKVKLELGSNEAIKQAIAGGLGISVLSRHTLLPEIGDLVILDVEEFPIKRDWFMVYPNGKQLSIVARTYCDYLLNAARPFAEKNSLLDVISEKQERVLTDA